One Salvia hispanica cultivar TCC Black 2014 unplaced genomic scaffold, UniMelb_Shisp_WGS_1.0 HiC_scaffold_1099, whole genome shotgun sequence genomic window carries:
- the LOC125197936 gene encoding uncharacterized protein LOC125197936 encodes MAEDDNNAPPMGRFGDILRSGVDYPGEFAYAHDNVNIPPHYISLVNGGNLFHGRDEEDPMSHLNAFYELTNSHRPPNVEHHRIKRALFPFSLREKAREWYDSLPGYNITTFEELKSKFLLEYNSPMKIEKLREEITSFRQKYDESFAEAWKRFTDLLRKCPSHGLAPGHDLLKFYKGLNHEGTGLVTAGSSGNLDDLTHDEVRALFQRLANNQRNWHNPRKVAAGDTFGATKESERVSAIEAQMADFSTQISSMTNAVKSMQLTPQPQVAPMMKCGVCQGGHYTDQCPSLQGAPMEDVNYIGNNRQGFNQGAQYTNQQNWRPQQGNWNQAGPSNASGNQWRNNTQSPSFETKPSSDDQVAQIYSFMIKNQKENDQLKEKVNEKFGHIDATMKNLEMMI; translated from the coding sequence ATGCTCCACCCATGGGAAGGTTTGGCGACATCCTTAGATCGGGAGTTGATTACCCGGGGGAGTTTGCCTATGCACATGATAATGTCAACATCCCACCTCACTACATTAGTTTGGTGAATGGTGGAAATCTTTTCCATGGTCGAGATGAAGAAGATCCGATGAGTCATTTGAATGCCTTCTATGAGTTGACAAATTCTCACCGACCGCCAAATGTGGAGCATCACCGGATCAAGAGAGCTTTATTCCCTTTCTCATTGAGAGAGAAAGCAAGGGAATGGTATGACTCATTACCGGGCTACAATATTACAACATTTGAGGAATTGAAGTCGAAGTTTCTCTTGGAGTACAATTCTCCAATGAAGATAGAAAAGTTGAGAGAGGAGATCACTTCATTCCGGCAAAAGTATGATGAGTCATTTGCCGAAGCTTGGAAGAGATTTACAGACTTGCTAAGGAAATGCCCAAGTCATGGTCTAGCTCCGGGGCATGATCTTTTGAAGTTCTACAAGGGACTTAATCATGAAGGCACAGGCTTGGTTACTGCAGGTTCAAGTGGGAACTTGGACGATTTGACCCATGATGAGGTGAGAGCACTATTTCAAAGATTAGCGAATAATCAAAGGAACTGGCATAATCCAAGGAAGGTGGCCGCGGGAGATACATTTGGTGCTACTAAGGAGTCGGAAAGAGTGTCAGCTATAGAAGCTCAAATGGCTGACTTTAGTACTCAAATTTCGTCGATGACGAATGCTGTCAAATCTATGCAGTTGACTCCTCAACCCCAAGTTGCGCCTATGATGAAGTGTGGAGTGTGTCAAGGAGGACATTATACAGATCAATGTCCTAGTTTGCAAGGAGCACCAATGGAGGATGTGAACTACATTGGCAACAATCGTCAAGGTTTCAACCAAGGAGCTCAATATACCAATCAACAAAACTGGAGGCCTCAACAAGGAAACTGGAATCAAGCTGGTCCTAGTAACGCTTCTGGCAACCAATGGAGAAACAACACTCAATCTCCGAGTTTTGAGACGAAGCCATCTAGTGATGATCAAGTTGCGCAGATCTACTCCTTCATGATCAAGAATCAAAAGGAGAATGATCAATTAAAGGAAAAAGTGAATGAGAAGTTTGGCCACATCGATGCCACAATGAAGAATTTGGAGATGATGATAG